The following proteins are co-located in the Flectobacillus major DSM 103 genome:
- a CDS encoding CPBP family intramembrane glutamic endopeptidase, with protein MAQFDTFSRQTEKPLFAKFLILLGLTLVFLAIGSSIGLVVFTSMTGIPIDKFPEFQSNPTQNPNAWYGMMVLQMLATPLPFIGAALFYWKYVEKSNIQSLQIKGFASDALLAVILLVIGFMPFDSLFIEWNKNIHLPEALHGIETWMQKSEEAAKELTLFLTKFNSLSQFIVAILVVAVAAAISEELLFRGVLQNIILKKWNNPHLAVWIAAFAFSFIHFQFYGFVPRMLLGAIFGYLYIWSNNLGVAMFAHFVNNGFTLLMAYLHQIGIVETDIVETESVPWSGILISFVLSLFLLRWFYLRRNT; from the coding sequence ATGGCACAATTTGATACATTTTCGAGACAAACTGAAAAACCGCTATTTGCTAAGTTTTTGATATTGCTGGGTTTAACCCTCGTTTTTTTGGCAATAGGGTCGTCTATTGGCTTGGTGGTTTTTACTTCAATGACAGGAATTCCGATTGATAAGTTCCCCGAATTTCAAAGTAATCCTACCCAAAATCCTAATGCTTGGTATGGTATGATGGTGCTACAAATGCTAGCAACGCCTTTACCTTTTATTGGGGCTGCTCTATTTTATTGGAAATATGTCGAGAAAAGTAATATTCAGTCGTTACAAATAAAAGGTTTTGCTAGCGATGCCTTGTTGGCGGTAATACTATTGGTTATAGGCTTTATGCCTTTCGATAGTTTGTTTATAGAATGGAACAAAAATATTCACTTGCCCGAAGCCCTGCACGGAATAGAAACTTGGATGCAAAAAAGTGAAGAAGCTGCCAAAGAGTTAACCTTGTTTTTAACTAAATTCAATTCTTTGTCACAATTTATCGTAGCTATTTTGGTAGTAGCTGTGGCGGCGGCTATTAGCGAAGAGTTGCTGTTTAGGGGTGTTTTGCAGAATATTATTTTAAAAAAATGGAATAACCCTCATTTAGCTGTCTGGATTGCCGCTTTTGCATTTAGCTTTATTCATTTTCAATTTTATGGCTTTGTTCCTCGTATGTTGTTGGGGGCTATTTTTGGGTATTTATATATTTGGAGCAACAACCTTGGTGTAGCTATGTTTGCTCATTTTGTGAATAATGGTTTTACGTTATTAATGGCGTATCTTCACCAAATAGGCATTGTCGAAACCGATATTGTTGAAACCGAATCTGTACCTTGGAGCGGGATATTAATTTCGTTTGTATTAAGTTTGTTTTTGTTAAGATGGTTTTATTTGCGTCGAAATACTTGA